The sequence TATTCTAAACGATACAGAAATAACTAACGTGGACAACAGTTGCATTTGGGTTATAGATGATTTGGAAGATGATGCAGCTGCTGCGGATGAATGTCATGCAGTTCAGTGCATAAAATAAAAGTGACAGCTGTTCATCCAAAATGGTTAACAGATAGTTCGATGGCTGACGGCTACAGATGTAATGCTTAACAAAGTTGTATCAAATGCGCATACGACAGAGGGAGAACGATTAAATTAGAAGAAAGAAATGAATCCACTGCAGAGAAATAGATAAGGCTAACCTGATGAAGACCTAGTCGCCCAGAGGATGAGTAAAAGTTCACAAGACATATGTCTGGGATCATCCTTGGAAGTATGCCTTCGGAATTGCTAGTTTTAGAATCTTTCATAATAAGGGACTGGGACTCTTTGATTGCACTTTCAACCAACTGAAAGAATTTATCAGGAATCTTTGGCGGTATAGCACCATCAACAGGTCGATGATCTCCATATTGACTTGTCTCAGGGTCCCAATTCTTACCAAGGCACATCATCATCAAATTCAGCTTTGCTCCATCACGGTAACCAGGTTTGTAGAAACCTCCAGAACCCAAACCCAAGTCTCGGCATAACTTGACCATATTCATCTAGAAGAAATCAAAAACAGAAAATCTCACAATCCATCAACTTAGTCTACAAGTTTCATATACCATTCACATATTTCAGATTGGTGAAACATAATTATCAGTTGGAGAATGAtttaacaatgaaaactaatcaCAGAATTTAGAAGAAgtaaaagaacaaaaagaagCACCTGGTCATCGAGGGAAAGGTAACTTTTTAATAGAACCATTCCAGACTGCAAAACACTTCCACTGTTCTGTTCCTTGGAGCGCTTGATTTCATTCCGCCTTTCTCTATTCTGTACTAGCAGAGGAGCCTTTAGGGTAATAGAACCCCTTGATTTAGGAGGACATAAATCAAAAGTCAAGTGTTCAGAAGGCTCTGGCTTCCCTTGGTTGGTTGCATTTACAGGACTGTTAATAGGGAATGGCACACCATGGGCCTCAGATTTGCAGGGCAGAGTTACACTATCCTCTGTCATCTCACTCGGGGTTTCTCTAATCTGCATTCTCTCTACCCCGGTATGCAAATTCTCAGAATAACTCAGATTAGAAAACAAAGGAGGATGCTCTCCGTAGCTTGAATCTGAGACAATTGACAAATTTGAAACTTTCGGGTTAACACCCCTGGACTCAGTTGATTTATGTCCCTCCTTAAAACTCTCAGAATGAGAATGCGTGTCCTCTCTTCCAGATGAATGCCATTCCTGCCGATGTGCAGAACTGGTGGCAGGTTTATGCTCAGAATGATGTGATACCCGAAACTCATAGTTACCTGAGGAGTCATTAGAAAATGTTCCACGAGTTCCAACCCCAGCCTGCTGTTTGTGCAAACAGTGTGAATAAACACAGTTCAATCAACTCAACTCCACAAAATCATGTGCAAGGATAACCAACATAAACGTCGAAGATAACCAAACAAATCCATTTCATAAAAGAGCAGCTAAACAAATGAAATGCCACTAAATCTACCAAGGAATGGAGCTGAGTCAAGACATCAAAACTACAAACCAGCCGTAAATTTATAACAGTTTTCCCATCCCAGACTTGAATTCGTAGACCATCGTGCTCAAACGTActaaatcaaaacacaaaccaacTATGATTTGTCTAAACACCTATGCTGCTCAAAGTAAACACTTTTAAACCATTGACCACCACATGCTTGAAAATTCTCTTACTAACACCCAGTTCCCATAACACattctaaaccctaaaaccctaaatgaatcaTTTTGAAAGTGCAAAAGTAAGAAAAAGTTCCAAACTTTTCAACCAGAACTCACATTACATTCcaatttaatttcaaaaatctcaAAGCATGTAAAATTAGAGTCTTTCACTCAAATCTAACAAAAGTTCATTATAAAATGCACAAAAATCCCATGATTAACAAGATCATAATCATAGAAaagatgcaaaaaaaaaaaaaaaaaaaaaaccaagaaatCAAGTCTGTCAATAGATAGGGGTGGCGATAAACTTACAGGGCTGTGGAGATTGGAAGGGTGGCCGGCGGCGAGAGGATAACGTCGGCCACGTCGTTGGTTTCCTCGAGCTTGACCTCCGCGATTCGTAGGAAAACGTCCGCCTCGGAGGCTTTGTGGAGCTTGACCTCCCCGGTTCGTGGAGAATCGTCCGCCGCGGGTGATGTCGCCATCTTGAGCGCGATTGTCCATGGAGTTTCTTGGACCTAAATCGCTGTAATTGGCGGGGAAATTACGGTTAATTTTGGAagaaacgaaaggaaatgactGAACAGTTGAAAACGGTGAAAAGTGAGAAGTGAGGAGGAGAGATCGAAAGGAAAGTTAATATTTGATTATATTAGAAAATGGATGGAATTTGTTGGAGGGATAGATGCGATCTGTGAGTCCTTCAGCCTGAAGTTAGCAAGTCTTTTCAACTTCTTGGCTTTTCACCTTTAACGATTCTCCACGAAATGCTGACGAAAGGAATAACTCGCATAAATCTTTACATTTTTTAGGGCTATTTACTCGATTGCAcacaattttttacattttattcctcactagccttcatgcatgcGCTCAAGCAGAATGTATTTTTTCAACACGATGTGATATATGTGACttacatattttaaatatatatatatatatgtgtaaattaacaaaagaaaagttaaatatttgaagtaaatgaataatcttaaatGAAAAAACGTCtcataaatcaattaaagcatctgacttcacataataaaattggcctctatagaatttacattaagaatagagaaaataatatttaataaacaattgattgaatcacattattgctaccCATTATAAGGCTAAGCTCACCCCTTCcgctttagtgtaaataatatcgtttgttaaaaaaaaaatcatttaacaactaatttaatcatattattatccgtgtgcaaaatattttttttataatcggcattacacacctcttaagatgttttgaacgtgtttaaaatagagaaaataatatttaataaacaactgattgaatcacattgttgctagtccattgtgaggctaaactcacctccctcccccttagtatagataatattgtaTGTTAGCATTATatgtctcttaagatgttttgaacgtatttagaaatagataaattaaatcaaattattactaacctattgtgaggtaaattaaaaaaaaaaccacaaaataatttaattattaaaaaaatactattaaatgacgaaaatgccctgcCTTATTTGAtgcttttgaagtttttgttttgggggcatttttgtccaatttttttgttgaagtttggTGACACCAAAACACTATTCACCTTTTATTCTCTCCTTATATATAATAGATAGATATTTAGTGCACTAGTAatccatttaatatttttaaaacatttcaatcgcATATTTAGTTATTATTTCGTTCTAATTTCAATGGAAGTGCCCTAAAAAGGAAAAGCAGGCAAACTTTGCCGAGACAAGTGAAGAAACGCTGCTCATGGCTTATGTGGATGACAACAAAGTTAAAAGTGATTGCATATGGTTCTTGGATTCAGGGTGCAGCAACCATATGTGTGGTAAGAAGGAGATCTTCTGTGATCTTAATGAAGGCTTCAAGGATTCAGTCAAATTGGGAAATGACGCAAGCTTGAAAGTACAAGGAAATGGCAGCATTCAAATAGAGATAGATGGGACCATGCATGTGATTACTGAGGTGTTCTATGTGCCAGACTTGAAGAACAACCTATTGAGCATTGGGCAACTACAGGAGAATGGTCTTGCAGTTCTCATGCAACACATAACTTGCAAGATCTTTCATCCTAAGAGGGGTTTAATCATGGAAACTACCATGTCACATAACAGAATGTTCATTATCATTGCTCGATGTCAGTTAAAGGAACAAAAATGCCTTGTCTCCCTTATCATAAACCAATCCCAACTTTGGCACTATCAATATGGACACCTAAGCTGGAATGGTCTCAAAGTTCTTCAACAAAATAAGATGGTGGAGGGTATGCCACAGTTCAAATGCCCTCTTAAAGTTTGTGAAGATTGCTTGGTAAGAAACAACGAAGGGACTCAATCCCAAAGGAAAGCACATGGAGGGCATCTGGAATTCTTCAGTTGGTACATGCTGATATTTGCGGGCCAATAAATCCAACATCAAATTGTAAAAAGCAGTATCTCATCACCTTCATAGATGACTTCAGTCGAAAGACTTGGGTGTATTTTTTGGTGGAAAAGTCTGAAGCTTTCGTTGtttttaaaaactacaaagctAGGGTTGAAAAAGAAACAGAAGCATACATAATGGCCCTTCGCACTAATCGTGGACGTGAATTCACATCACAAGAATTCACTAATTTTTGTGGTGTGAATGGGATTCGAAGACAACTGACAGCTGCATACACTCCTCAACAAAACGAACAATTATGAACATGGTTCGAAGCATGCTTTCTGGAAAGCACATTCCAAAAACATTTGGGCCTAAAGCAGTTAATTGGACTGTGCATATTCTTAATAGAAGCCCCACACTTGCCGTGAGAAGCAATACACCAGAACAGACATGGAATGAAGTCAAACCATCAATGAGTCATTTCAGAGTTTTTGGATGTATCTCTGAAGCCCATGTATTTGATAACAGAAAAGTAAAGCTTGACAACAAGAGTCTGAAATGCATATTCTTAGGGGTGAGTGACAAGTCGAAAACTTACAGATTATTTGACCCGATTTCTCAGAAAATAATTGTGAGCCGGGATGTTGTttttgaagaagatcaaagttGGGATTGGGAGACTTGTTATAAGAAAGCCATTGTGGCTGACCTTGAATGGGAAACAGATGAATGAGAGGGTACATAAGTTAGTGACAATGAAGAGGAATTGGAAGCTAACAGCACTGAAGAAAATGAGGGCAGTGAAGAAACGGATCATAGTGTTGCCCAAGAAAACTAGTCTCATGAGGAGACTGGTGATAACTCACCCTATGAGGCACGAACACGAAGACCACCAGCATGGATGAGAGATTATGAGAATGGGCAAGGTTCTCCAAGGAATAAGACTTAAACATTGCTTACTTGACTTTGTTCACTGACAATGATCCTATATTGTATGAAGATGCAGTAAAGAATGAGAAATGGATGCAAGCCATGAACTCAGAAATCGAGGCAATAGAAAGAAATGATATGTGGGAACTTACAAAGTTACCACTTGGCAACAAAGTTATTGGGGGTGAAATGGGTTTACAAGACAAAACTCAATGAGAATAAAGAAGTAGATAAGTACAAGGCGCGACTTGTTGTAAAAGGGTACAGTCAAAAGTATGGAGTAGACCATGCTGAGGTATTTGCACTTGTGGCTAGGCTAGACATCATTCAAGTTGTGATTTCGCTTGCTGCTCAGAAGGGTTGGATGATCTATCAACTAGACATCAAGTCTTCTTTTCTACATGGAGAGATAAATGAAGAAGTTTTTGTTACTCAACCTCCTGGCTATGAGAAAACGGGACATGAACACAAAGTGTACAAGCTTAAGAAAGCCTTGTACAGTCTTAAACAAGCTCACCAAGCTTGGTACAACCGTATAAAGACTTATATTTCCAATGAAGGTTTCAAGAAGTGTCCATATGAACATACTTTTTTCATCAAAACAGTGGATTGAGGTAAAGTTTTGATTGTTtttctttatgttgatgatctcaTATTTACTGGAAATGATGAAGTTATGTTCAAAGATTTCAAACGGTCCATGATGATTGAATTTAATATGACTGATCTCAGAAAgatgaagtattttcttggtatTGAGGTATTGCAAAGGCCAGATGGTGTTTTTATTGGGCAACGAAAATATGAAAAGGAGGTGCTTGACAGGTTCAATATGGATCAATGCAATCCAGTGAATAATCCAATAGTTTATGGGTTTAAACTCATGAAGGACGAAGATGGAGTAAGGGTAAACAATACACTCTACAAACAAGTTACATGAAGCCTTATGTATCTGACTGCTACACGTCCTGATATGACATTCATAGTTAGTTTGATCAGTAGGTACATGAAGCGTCCCACTGAGATGCATCTATAGGCGGCAAAAAGAGTATTAAGGTATATGAATGGAACTATTAGCTTCGAGGTGTTTTACCAGAAGAGAGGAAATCATAAGCTTTTGGGATACACGGATAGTGATTACGCAGGTGATCAGGATGACAAAAAGAGCACTTCAAGGTATGTGTTTCTGATGAGTTCAAGTTTTGTGTCCTAGTCTTCGAAGAAACAACCAGTGGTCACTCTTTCCACCACTGAGGCCGAGTTTATTTCTGTAGAATCTAGTGCTTGTCAAGTTGTCTGGTTAAGGAGAATTTTAAAGGAACTTTGTCATGATCAATGCAAATCTACAATTTTATATTATGACAACGTATCAGCCATCAAACCTCTTAAAGAATCTAGTCTTGCATGGTCGTAACAAACACATTGATGTTCACTTTCACTTTCTTCGTGATCTTACGAATGAGGAAATTGTGGAGTTGGTTCAGTGTTCAACCCAGGAGTAAGTTGCAAATATTCTTACAAAACCTTTTAAGCTTGATGTTTTCTTAAAGCTGTGAGGTTTGCTTGGTGTTTGTTCTTATCCAGCAGTAAACTGAATGACAACGGCATTCAGTTTAAGGGATGATGTTAAAGTTGTTAGGATTTTCTTAGCCACTAGAGTTAGCCTTCCTTGTTTTCAGGTCTACTTATGTAGTTGTTAATAATTCCTGTTTTTAAGGACCAAGTATTGTTGCACATTCAGTTTAAAGTCTAGTCAAATACCACGATTCTAGGTGCTGTAAAATCGTGGGTGTTGCATTTCCATTCAATTACTTTGTAAGGCTTTAAGAAGCCATTGTTGTTGTAACGACCCGTTcctaaaaattatgatttttataaatgaatttacgaaaatgcccttcgaggcaaagTGTTGACTCTTGTTAaatgtcgtgtcgtgtcacgtatggttcattttcttggcatatcctcatagtactcgtcgctacagATGCGTGGGTACAAACGGAATGCAATTTGAAGTTATAACTAATgagatattaacgtttaaagttgggggcattttaataaattaattaatatctgGAAAGCTCCAGATTTTTGGAGCCAAATTTGGAAAACCACGTGTGTGTGGCCCAGATTTAAAGGCAGAAAGAATGAGCGGTTGAGATGGAGTAtaaaggagagaaatgagggaggaACCGAACTAATCTGAAAATGAGAGATGAGAGGGTGGCCAAtcagagaagagagaaatgagggaaaatgagggaagggagaaagagagaaccGGCCAAACCCGGTTTCTCCACTCGACCCGCTAACTTGACCTGCTCATATCTCCTTCGTACGAACTTCGTTTtaggtgatcttggtgtccatggaaagccctTGACGAGCCCTACATCTCTATAGTGTTAGATTTCCAAATTTCTTACCCAAATTCACAAATCGAAGCCACAAACCCAGGCATCCGGCGGTTTTAACCTTTTTCTGGTGACTCCGGCAAGTTTCACCATTGATGATCACCACCAAAAGACTCCTCTCAACCCCAGAAGAAAGGCCCAAGCTTTGGTGGAGGCATCGGAGTTCGTTTTGGTGGCGAATCAACAACTACCCAATTTTAAGGGTTTTCGGCGGGTTTTCATGAAATTTAGGCTTTTgccggccaaattggccttagtcacatgtatgaaagttgctccactcattgagatcttcattcctgtaaaacttgagaatttttagaaatagttgaatttttcggcaAGTCGAGGCGGCCGACCTCCACctgcggcggcgcgtgggccAAGACGTCCCCTGACCTTCCTAGGTTAAATTTGAATACCCTGATTCCATTTGTGAGGTCCGATTAACAAATTTCCGTCGTTTGAATGTAGTTCCATTAAGGTATGCCGCTTGATTATTATagcaatcgacgatccgactgttggatcgtcacaaaactttgatacgttataatacgtaatatttgaggatattagaaacttacggatcgggaatctgacgtatggatcttcccgaataggatatgtaagttatatgttctgttgatgcacaaaaccggatggtcttggtacaacgtaaatccgaccgtgaatctgcaagtaatgtaaataacacaagatgtatcgtggttcaccc is a genomic window of Malus domestica chromosome 09, GDT2T_hap1 containing:
- the LOC103443657 gene encoding DNA N(6)-methyladenine demethylase ALKBH1D-like isoform X2, which translates into the protein MDNRAQDGDITRGGRFSTNRGGQAPQSLRGGRFPTNRGGQARGNQRRGRRYPLAAGHPSNLHSPAGVGTRGTFSNDSSGNYEFRVSHHSEHKPATSSAHRQEWHSSGREDTHSHSESFKEGHKSTESRGVNPKVSNLSIVSDSSYGEHPPLFSNLSYSENLHTGVERMQIRETPSEMTEDSVTLPCKSEAHGVPFPINSPVNATNQGKPEPSEHLTFDLCPPKSRGSITLKAPLLVQNRERRNEIKRSKEQNSGSVLQSGMVLLKSYLSLDDQMNMVKLCRDLGLGSGGFYKPGYRDGAKLNLMMMCLGKNWDPETSQYGDHRPVDGAIPPKIPDKFFQLVESAIKESQSLIMKDSKTSNSEGILPRMIPDICLVNFYSSSGRLGLHQDRDESEQSLRKCLPVVSFSIGDAAEFLYGEQRDVDRANKVILESGDVLIFGGKSRHVFHGVSSIKPDTAPKTLLEKTNLRPGRLNLTFREY
- the LOC103443657 gene encoding DNA N(6)-methyladenine demethylase ALKBH1D-like isoform X1 — encoded protein: MDNRAQDGDITRGGRFSTNRGGQAPQSLRGGRFPTNRGGQARGNQRRGRRYPLAAGHPSNLHSPQAGVGTRGTFSNDSSGNYEFRVSHHSEHKPATSSAHRQEWHSSGREDTHSHSESFKEGHKSTESRGVNPKVSNLSIVSDSSYGEHPPLFSNLSYSENLHTGVERMQIRETPSEMTEDSVTLPCKSEAHGVPFPINSPVNATNQGKPEPSEHLTFDLCPPKSRGSITLKAPLLVQNRERRNEIKRSKEQNSGSVLQSGMVLLKSYLSLDDQMNMVKLCRDLGLGSGGFYKPGYRDGAKLNLMMMCLGKNWDPETSQYGDHRPVDGAIPPKIPDKFFQLVESAIKESQSLIMKDSKTSNSEGILPRMIPDICLVNFYSSSGRLGLHQDRDESEQSLRKCLPVVSFSIGDAAEFLYGEQRDVDRANKVILESGDVLIFGGKSRHVFHGVSSIKPDTAPKTLLEKTNLRPGRLNLTFREY